The genomic stretch tcaaaacaataacAAATTACAAAAATTGCACTTTCGTCTGATTATAAAAATTATACCTAATTTTTTAAACAGACCACAGGTTTGGCATGTTTGAGTATTTTGTgcgaaagaaaatgatatagAGAGACACATATGAAGGGTTATAAATATTAGAGTCATGATGAATTGGATGGTTGAAATATTAATGGGTACATAATAGTTAACTTTTCATTTGTGTAACTGTTGCATGTGTAATTGCTGGAAAGTGGAAGGTTGAGGGAAGTAAATATCAGTAATTGGTGGAAGGTGGAGGGAGAGAAGTTGAGAAATAAGCAGCGATGTGGAGGCTCCAAAGTATAAAATTCTCTTCTCACATGAAGTTACTTGGCAGAACCACATAGAAAGTTCAAAAAGATagaactttcttatattatagatatgttatttttagtataaatacactatatatttaaaaaacgagtttaaattaaaaatattaaaataatcaaatctctattacttttatttttttaataggcaatgagaTTATAAAAGGAGTATAAGAGGTACTCCAACCTATTACAACGAGGAAAACTCCTACATCTCAAAACAAGAGAGGGGTGGAATATTTCAGGTGTGGAAGTTACAAAGATCCCTTAACTTATAATAAGAGAGAAGCCACGACCAAGAACTAAAAATAACCTCTGACATGCATTCTCTGAAACTTAAAGAGTCATTAATAAAAATGATTGTGTTCCTTCTATTCCAAATACACCACGCTGTTGCCAACCAAATGACCGAGACCACAATATTCTTTTCTTTATTCTTCAGCTTCTCCGCAATACTAAAAAACCCCTCAAACTCCTCCAAAGTTAAATCATCAAACGAACCAATCAACTCATAAACTTTCCTCCAAATGTTAGAAACAACACTGCAGCCCCCTAATATATGCGGTAAGCATTCAACCTCCATCAAACAAAAGACACAAAGATGATCACAAGGGTCTAAAAACATTCCACTATTTATTAATTGATCCTTAGTTGCGAGTATATTATGAATCACCTTCCACCCGAAGAAAAGTATTTTTGGAGGAGCTTTAATCTTCCATAAAAATGCAGCAGCTTTGGCGATAATGGCGCTAATTGTAGGGTCAGACAGCTCTGGTTTAAACCAGTCATAACAGGACTTAACTATGAACACGCCTTCCGCGTTGCAGTTCCATGCAAAGGCATCCACAACATTAGCCAAAGGGACGATATGCTGAATATTATCACTCAGTTCCTGCCACAAAAACTCAGAATTGCTGCCCCTAACACAGAAGGAGGCAACACTATTCCAGACCCAACCTACCGCGCTAAAATTCCCAGCCTGAGCTACCATAATGGTATCGTCATGAGCCAGCACTAACAACTCCGTGAACTCTTGCGCCAATGGCTAATTTCCGGCCTAGGTCCCGTACCAAAAAGGAATGTCTGAACCGTTACCAACCTTGGATGAAACAACACCTGGAAAATTGTGATTCAACAGAGAAACATAATTTTCAAATAATAGGATATCCCTCCACCATAGAGAGTCTCTCTTTGATATCACGGAAACGTCACGAACAAAAACCTTATTTTTAATGTTTCTGTATCTAGAAACAAGAATGCCCCGCCACACCGCTTCATCTTCTATCaaaatcctccacttccatttactcAACAATGCCATATTCATAACCTTCATATTCTTGATTCCCAAGCCTCCTTTTTCCCGAGTTTTGCACACGGTGtcccaactcacccaatgaacAGTCCTTTTAAACTCGCTACCATTCCAAAGGAAATTAGATTGGATAGCACGCAtttctttaatgatttttttggGCGCTTTGTAAAATGAAAGGGATTAAACGGGGATGACGTTTAACACAGATTTGATTAAACACAGGCGCCTCGCTATGTTGAGATCAATACCTTTCCAAACATCCAATCTTTGTCTTAACATAATGATCAAGTCTTTCCATATTGCAAGCTTCCTCGGGTTACCACCCACTTTAACACCTAGGTACTTAAAAGGAAGCATGTCAACTTTACAAGCGAGAAAAGAGGAAGCCACTTCAAGGAAACC from Vicia villosa cultivar HV-30 ecotype Madison, WI linkage group LG4, Vvil1.0, whole genome shotgun sequence encodes the following:
- the LOC131597952 gene encoding uncharacterized protein LOC131597952 codes for the protein MVAQAGNFSAVGWVWNSVASFCVRGSNSEFLWQELSDNIQHIVPLANVVDAFAWNCNAEGVFIVKSCYDWFKPELSDPTISAIIAKAAAFLWKIKAPPKILFFGWKVIHNILATKDQLINSGMFLDPCDHLCVFCLMEVECLPHILGGCSVVSNIWRKVYELIGSFDDLTLEEFEGFFSIAEKLKNKEKNIVVSVIWLATAWCIWNRRNTIIFINDSLSFRECMSEVIFSSWSWLLSYYKLRDLCNFHT
- the LOC131597953 gene encoding uncharacterized protein LOC131597953, which encodes MKKTIANGDFGGFKINEDENVNILQFADDTVMVAEGDTTNLWTMKVILRAYEIMSGLQYLGVKVGGNPRKLAIWKDLIIMLRQRLDVWKGIDLNIARRLEFKRTVHWVSWDTVCKTREKGGLGIKNMKVMNMALLSKWKWRILIEDEAVWRGILVSRYRNIKNKVLFHPRLVTVQTFLFGTGPRPEISHWRKSSRSC